The Haliotis asinina isolate JCU_RB_2024 chromosome 3, JCU_Hal_asi_v2, whole genome shotgun sequence genome segment GAGTCAGGAGTACAGGGGTGGTGAGTCAGGAGTACAGAGTTGGTGAGTCACAAGGTACAGGACGGTGAGCCAGGAGTACAGGGTTGGTGAGTCACAAGGTACAGGGTGGGGAGTCAGTGAAATGATCTGCATGAGGTCAGTATTGGTGTGTTGTATTACCAtgttaaatatgtgtgtgtgagtttgcCTTAGTATGGGTTGGTGTGTGAAGTGTTACCATGGTAGCTATTAGCATGTAGGGTATATGGTAACTATGTGTGTGTAGGGTCACCATAGCAGCTCTTGGTGTGTGAAGGATTACCAAGGTAACTATTGATGTGTGAAGGGTTACTACGGCAGCTATTAGTGTGAAGGGTATATAGTAATGATTGATGTGTGTAGGGTCGCCATTGCAATTATTGGAGTATGAAGGGTTATCATGGTAAATACTGGTGTGTGGAGTTTTAGACTTTGTTTcaccctttctttctttcagagCCGTTCCATCATGGAGACAGGGACTGAACTGACCTCTCAAGCAACAGCCGACACAAGTTAGGAACAGAAAGATTTATGTGCAAAACTATTTCCAATCTCAGAATTTACAACTCTTATGATTCCATATTTATAAAGTATTAATTGAATGAAATACTGACCTAGCCAGATGTATGGGTGATGAAAAACCTGTAGTTAAACATTCCCCTTCATGTTGGAGAGTTCTTTGTAATCACATTTGTTTAGTGACCTGACTCAGTATTATGCTGACAGTTCAGAACCCTGTCAATATAGTATGatcagaaattattgagaattttaggaatatgcTTAATTGGATTTCTGATATGAACAACCTTGATGAGGTATCAAGTGCTTCGTTTCATTCAAGAATGACAACTTCGTCAATAGTTTTTTTTCATTAGTAtgtgaagagttatccccctttgtttacttgctagcagacaacattttcagtgttcctcagtatggatgattGAGAGAAGAGGAAGTTGATTTTAGGGTATTATAACAAAGACAGAAAATTGACTGTTGGTGACAGGAGTCAGCTTAGTATTCCGgtttctaaaaacaaacgaAAGAGTTCAGTAAACTTTAAGGCTGGGTATGATTGATACATGAACTGTGGTTGTCTATAAGGAGACAATTAGAACTGAGCTGCATGCAGTGGGTTGGTAGAAAAGTCAAGGAATTCAATCACTGATCATGAAACTTGAACTAAAGGAGAGAAGGTTGAACTGGTGCTTACAGCACAGAAATTTTTAACTGGAAAAACCCTTGTATCAGTGCCCAAGTTCAGTTTGAAATATAACGTGTGCGGTGGTATATCTGTGTTAGGGGCAACACCCCTCTGTGTATTTGAAGTAAATATGAATAGTGAGTGGTACACAGATATTCTTGAGGGGCATTTACTGACATCTGCTCATGTGTTCTATGGAATTTTTTTGATTTTCAAGGATCGTTCAAAGCATTCACAGGTCTGGTTTTggacccaaaatatgacattattggaTTGGCCAAGCCATAGTCCTGACCTAAACCtaatagaaaatgtttggggacttatgaaggaaagtgtcaatTAGAAAAATCCAACAAGTATTgttgaaatgaaagaagaggtggTCTGATATTAGGACAGCTTGGACAACTTTCTAACTTGtttgatcagtagtatgcccTGCCGCATTGAAACTTGCATAACTGCCCATTatgacttgacaaaatactacctattcacctgtctttgaatctgtagttatgttctgctaatattcacGTGTTGTATGTGAGTAATGACTGAAAAACTAAACAATTTACAATCTTTATATTCTCAATAATTTGTGGTCATACTATAAGGACCATCTGCCATGAATAAGGTGCATTGACACAACCATGTGATACAGTCAGATATGAATGTGTATGACCAACATAGTGCCTGTCATATTAGCGTGATTGTGTTAAGTGTCAGGTACTGTAAGCGTCTGCCATCATGTCTACAGTAATGTTACTGATAACTGGTCATATGTTTCTCGGAGGACAcgttatcagtatgtcaataaaTACTGGAGGAGTAAACTGCCCCCAGAATCTGAAAGGAAACTGTTGGTAAGTGATGACATATTTAAACATGGACTTAAGTCCATCCTCAATATCATTCAGAAGTATCACATGAACAAACACCAAACTTTGGGTATTGTCAGAGAAAATTATAACTTTCACTCCTGACAGTAGTTATGTAGGATACAGGGATGACAAAATTTGAATATCAGAAATGATTTACTTTTcctcaaaaatattttcaactaTCAATCCTTTTTAAGCAAGACCTAGTTTCTCTGGTTAACCAATTCCGTCCACACTGTGTACATTAACACTGCATATGAGTTTTATACTGGTTTCTGGCCAGAAGGTCACATGATGTATGGTGGTGATCAGGACACTTACATTATTACAAGATATGTAATGAGATGACATGAATACTGTCAGAGTAAATATGTATTATCGTCAGTACATGTTCTATAAAAGATGTGATTTAACAAAAGTATCAACCCTTTGATTGGCATGTGTCTCAGGGAGTCTGACAGTGAAGTCATGGTAACAAGTATGTTACATTTTGTAGATATGATTCACCACAGTTTCCTTATATCTGACAAACTGCCACATAACATCCTACCTGTATAAAAACACATGCCATGCAGCTGTTGTGGTCATAATGCTGGTAAAACTATGAAAGTATTCCGAACATATACTGAGCAATAACAACATGGCTTGTGCTCCTCAGCAATACACTGAACACTGGGAGTTACAAGTAGCACGTGCGGTTTCCTCATAGTAGTTTGGTCATGGGGTCAGACATTCTGTCCAAAATCTTAGTCCACTCGTCCAGATGGATTATTTCATCATATTTGAAAAAGTTTACATTTTTCAGAATGTATACCATGTGATAATCTAcaaaattatttgtttacatttatcaTGTCACAAGAACACACTCTTATGTACACTTATGAAATATGAGCTTGTTATGTGTAAATATTAATGTTTGTATATATACTTATAGAAGAGAGGTTACGCAAGGAAGAGGTTACTcaggggagtgagtgagaggttactcacaggagtgagtgagtgacaggttactcactggagtgagtgagtgagtgagaggttactcataggagtgagtgagtgacagttaCAGGAATGAGTGAGAGGTTACtcacaggagtgagtgagtgagtcagtgagtgagaggtTAGTCAAGGGAGAGGTTGCtcaagggagtgagtgagtgtcaatGATACCACAGTGCATCAGCTGTATTGAACAACCTGGCAACGATCCCAGTGTTCAACATTCTCACACACACTTGGTGACAAAACCTTAACATCTGAGCTGACTGAGTTGACTGTGAGAAACACAGGTTACATACACAGCTAGTTTTCATACTTATATCTACCCACTTGACAAGCATCTGTACTAAAACATTGATAACTGGGAAAGATCTCGTGGCAGAGAATCATATACTTTTATTTCCATACTGACTCTTCTCAGTTTGCCGACTAATACAAGGCACCTCGGTATGTAGACATGCTTGATAGGATCACTGGGGTGTTCATAGCATAAAAAATTCAACCATCATGTCACGTATGGACATTATGTGTTGCAACCATGTACATTGTGATCAGTTGTTGACGTCAGTAATGTTCCACTTTGGGCATGGCTTATGGAGTAGATTGGAACACCACCAAATATCCATTGTCCATTATTATCGTTATTAACTCAAATGGAAATTTCTGTAAcatgaagaaaaagaaaacagctcTGTTTGGGCTGAGAAGCCAATGCTCAGCATCAACACAAACTGTCTCTCatcttgaaattattgaatctTTCCCTGACAGGGTTCAATGTACTAATTAACGTTGAGGTGTACAATAATTGTACAAGATTTCATGCCTCTCACAACTTGGAGCTAGTGCTTGTCTGTTGAACTACCCCAGTATCCACCAGACTCCTGATGTCATCCTGGCTGTAGCCAGCATCCTGCAGTACCTCCAGTGTGTGTTGACCAATCACAGGCTGAGGTAGCAAGGTGCTGACCCCTGGTGTCCGTGACAGAGCAGGTGCAGGTCCAGCCTCATAATCACCTCTGGGGTTCATCAAGAATGTATTATTAGCTTGATTATGAGGGTGCATGGGTGCCTCATCCATATCCATGATGGGTTCCACACATGCATCTAAATCTCTAAAGGCCTCAGTCCACTCATCCCGAGTCTTTGACAAGAAAATGTCTGTgaacaactttttcatttcttttctatCGCTATACTGTGGTACTTTGTCTGGATCAAGCTGAAGGCCTGCAAAACACAGTGATTTCTCAACACGTGGTTTTAGGAAATTCAGCTAGCTTTCTATGATATGATATTGTTACATCGTGTCACACTTTGTTGGAGTGATGCATGGACAgaattcataaaaatatttggACAATTATGTACATGCATATACATTATTTGTGTATCACCTCTGATTTCCTGATATGAACACAGGTATCCTATGACTAGTTGTCTCCATAAATTAACCTCTGCATCCTATTTCTGTCTGCcagccaaagtgagtgagtgagtgagttttacgctgcactcagcaatactccacctatatggcagcggtctgtaaataatcaagtctggaccagacaatccagtgatcaacaacatgagcatcgatctgtgcaactgggaaccaatgacgtgtcaaccaaatcagcgagtctgaccacccagtcctgttagtcgcctcttatgacaagcatagtcacctttatggcaagcatgggctgctgaaggcctattctacccttggACCCTCACGGGTCGGCCAaacaaagacctgggtttgatcctccacatgggtataaaatgTAGTGTTGCTAAACTGCTTGTGCTGTTTGCTTGATTTGTGTTAACTGGGGTGTAAAACCTCTGTTAACATCTTCCCCAGTTATACCTTTGAgcagtgcagcataaaactgtgGTTCCAAGGCACCAACAGACATGAACTTTCCATCAGCAGTCTTGTATGTCTCATAAAATGCAGAGCCTGTGTCCAGTAGGTTCTCCCCTCTCTCTGCGCCCCACACAAATGTGTCTTTCATTGCCCATAGGAAGTTAGCTGAAAATATCACCAGTAGAATTTCAGAACGTCAGATGATAAACTTGTCATTGTTCTGATCCTCTGTTTAATTCAAACACTCTGTTAAATTTAACAGTCCATTTCATTCCATTCCAAACTGGTCACGTAGTTTTAAATGAGTTGAGATTAATCAGATAGATCCTTATATCGAAATATGGATAAATCTGTCCATttgataaatgaaaaataactgAGTGAAACTGATGTACGTGTATTGACAGTAACTACAGAACATAATTAGTGGCATGGAGAAAGGCAAGACTGAATAAAGATGACTCAAATAGTTGCAAAAAGGACTTATCCAGATTGATACAGGGGCGTCTGTTTTGGCCGATGTTTGCAGCGAATGGTACTAAAACTTCCCACTTTCCCAGAGTGAAAAAAATTACTAATAACAACAATCTAATTTTGACCAATATGACAATTTCATACCAATTTGCATTCCTAGAGCAGTTTGACTGAAATTCTAGATAATCAGATTAGTGCTAATTAAAACCAAAGAGACACAATgtacacaatttcaattaaaaactTAAACAACAAATTTCTCACTTTCTGATTACATTTCAATTCCTACCCAAAAACTATCTGAAAAAGAGGATTAGATTACAGCTGTACACAGCATGCTGCCACTCACAGACATAGGCTGAGCCCTGCACCATGTTGGCATCAACCACTTGGCCCCTGCCTGACCGGGTCCTCTCAAACAGGGCCAGCACCACCCCCAGGGCACACATCAATCCACCCCCAGCAAAGTCACCCAACAGATTGACAGGAGCACAAGGATTCTCATGCTTACGACCCAGAGTAGAAAGAACACCTGCAATACAAGCAATATGTCATTGATAATGCCATGCATGTTACTGGCATAATACATTAGTGtgatgatagtgagtgagtgagtgggtatggttttatgctgcctttagcaatattccagcagtataataGCAGAGGGTGCgaggaatgggcttcaaacatccTGTTGCTTGGTGGACTAGccagtgctttaaccaccaggctgcCCCACTTCCCCTGTGTGATGATGGTCACTGCACTGAAGCTAATCATGCCTAGTTGACAGCACCAACACATGTCTAGATGGTACTGATACAATCAGCCACCAACACAAGTCTAGCTGGTACTGACACAATCAGCCACCAACACAAGTCTAGATGGTACTGACACAATCAGCCACCAACACAAGTCTAGATGGTACCAACATAATCAGCCACCAACACAAGTCTAGCTGGTACTGACACAATCA includes the following:
- the LOC137278689 gene encoding alpha-methylacyl-CoA racemase-like; this encodes MQGKISNMALQGIRVIEMAGLAPAPFCGMVLSDFGAKVIRIDRTRNPPDTDRLGRGKRSVAVDLKQKKGTEVVKKLCSAADVLIEPFRPGVMEKLGLGPETLMADNPRLVYARLTGYGQKGSLSHRAGHDINYIATSGVLSTLGRKHENPCAPVNLLGDFAGGGLMCALGVVLALFERTRSGRGQVVDANMVQGSAYVSNFLWAMKDTFVWGAERGENLLDTGSAFYETYKTADGKFMSVGALEPQFYAALLKGLQLDPDKVPQYSDRKEMKKLFTDIFLSKTRDEWTEAFRDLDACVEPIMDMDEAPMHPHNQANNTFLMNPRGDYEAGPAPALSRTPGVSTLLPQPVIGQHTLEVLQDAGYSQDDIRSLVDTGVVQQTSTSSKL